In Curtobacterium sp. TC1, the following proteins share a genomic window:
- a CDS encoding general stress protein, with the protein MSNQSPFAGRTAQAFPTLPKGDVLGTYDSYPDAQRVVAKLADADFPVNQLSIVGNDLKTVERVTGKMTYGRAAIAGALSGLWLGIFFGIVLTLFSPSAGGLILAAAIIGAAFGMLYGIVSFAITKRQRDFTSVHQVLATNYQIVVNPQLTGQAQRILGEHGATPSTHWNEQPQQGAPGAPVQGQQPWRPAPPQQSPYGGHATPHQQPGGPQQPGTSAHGGQPDAPTAPPRYGTNDGPRYGENADPAAAAPADRPTSGGSAIPERRPQDPPQYGERVPGATPPAPSSPSSPKGDDRA; encoded by the coding sequence GTGAGCAATCAGAGTCCCTTCGCCGGCAGGACCGCCCAGGCCTTCCCGACGCTGCCCAAGGGCGACGTCCTCGGCACGTACGACAGCTACCCCGACGCCCAGCGCGTCGTGGCGAAGCTCGCCGACGCCGACTTCCCGGTCAACCAGCTCTCGATCGTGGGCAACGACCTGAAGACCGTCGAGCGTGTCACCGGCAAGATGACCTACGGCCGTGCTGCGATCGCCGGAGCGCTGTCCGGGCTCTGGCTCGGCATCTTCTTCGGCATCGTGCTCACCCTGTTCTCGCCGAGCGCCGGCGGCCTGATCCTCGCCGCAGCGATCATCGGTGCCGCGTTCGGCATGCTGTACGGCATCGTCTCGTTCGCGATCACGAAGCGCCAGCGCGACTTCACGAGCGTCCACCAGGTGCTCGCCACGAACTACCAGATCGTCGTCAACCCGCAGCTGACCGGCCAGGCGCAGCGGATCCTCGGCGAGCACGGTGCGACGCCGTCCACGCACTGGAACGAGCAGCCCCAGCAGGGCGCGCCCGGTGCGCCCGTGCAGGGACAGCAGCCGTGGCGTCCTGCCCCGCCGCAGCAGTCGCCGTACGGCGGACACGCCACGCCCCACCAGCAGCCGGGAGGCCCGCAGCAGCCCGGCACGTCGGCCCACGGTGGGCAACCGGATGCGCCCACCGCCCCGCCGCGGTACGGCACGAACGACGGGCCCCGGTACGGGGAGAACGCGGACCCGGCAGCCGCCGCTCCCGCCGACCGACCCACCTCGGGTGGGTCGGCGATCCCCGAGCGTCGTCCCCAGGATCCGCCGCAGTACGGCGAGCGGGTGCCCGGTGCGACGCCGCCGGCACCGTCGTCCCCGTCGTCCCCGAAGGGCGACGACCGCGCCTGA
- a CDS encoding GNAT family N-acetyltransferase: MTTPDASTDARTPQFSIEVEHFDSPDAQRLRAAQRLEIDRAYGGDTEPGEKPTADSIAVFFVARDDAGTPLACGGLRVVADGITEIKRMYVRPESRGSGVAAALLRRLEEAALDLGSPALVLETGNEQKRAVGFYEREGFTRIANFGPYVGAPLSICYSKVL, translated from the coding sequence GTGACGACGCCCGACGCCTCCACCGACGCCCGCACGCCGCAGTTCTCGATCGAGGTCGAGCACTTCGACTCCCCGGACGCGCAGCGACTCCGTGCCGCGCAGCGTCTGGAGATCGACCGCGCCTACGGCGGCGACACCGAACCCGGCGAGAAGCCGACGGCCGACTCCATCGCGGTGTTCTTCGTGGCGCGCGATGACGCGGGCACACCGCTGGCGTGCGGCGGGCTCCGGGTCGTCGCGGACGGCATCACCGAGATCAAGCGGATGTACGTCCGGCCAGAGTCCCGCGGCTCCGGCGTGGCGGCCGCCCTGCTGCGCCGGCTCGAAGAGGCTGCGCTCGACCTCGGGTCACCCGCGCTCGTGCTCGAGACGGGGAACGAGCAGAAGCGCGCCGTCGGGTTCTACGAGCGCGAGGGCTTCACGCGCATCGCCAACTTCGGCCCGTACGTCGGTGCCCCGCTGTCGATCTGCTACTCGAAGGTGCTGTAG